Proteins encoded within one genomic window of Pristiophorus japonicus isolate sPriJap1 chromosome 11, sPriJap1.hap1, whole genome shotgun sequence:
- the lim2.1 gene encoding lens intrinsic membrane protein 2.1, which produces MYSFMGGGLFCAGVGNILLVVSTATDYWMQYRHSGSFMHQGLWRYCLPAKCYLHTDSVAYWDATRAFMILSLLACFIGLIIGIMAFMHYSSFNKFDKTFAAGILYFISCLFVLIAMAIYTAVTVNYYGKRYGNWRFSWSYIVGWVSVVLTFFAGIFYMCAYRMHESPQSSNSR; this is translated from the exons ATGTACAGTTTTATGGGAGGAGGCTTGTTCTGTGCCGGTGTGGGCAATATCCTACTAGTTGTTTCCACGGCAACTGATTACTGGATGCAGTACCGCCATTCTGGCAGTTTTATGCACCAGGGACTATGGAGATATTGCTTGCCAGCAAAATGCTATCTACACACTGACAGTGTTG CATACTGGGATGCCACACGAGCATTCATGATCCTATCCCTATTGGCATGCTTCATTGGCTTAATTATTGGCATCATGGCATTTATGCATTACTCATCCTTCAACAAATTTGATAAAACGTTCGCCGCAGGCATCTTGTACTTTATCTCAT GTTTGTTTGTGTTGATTGCCATGGCTATTTATACAGCGGTCACAGTAAACTATTATGGTAAGCGGTATGGCAATTGGCGCTTCTCCTGGTCCTATATCGTTGGTTGGGTGTCCGTGGTGCTCACCTTCTTTGCAG GTATCTTCTACATGTGTGCCTATCGTATGCATGAGAGTCCACAAAGCTCAAATTCTCGCTAG